The Gehongia tenuis sequence TCCACCCGGATCAATCCCCGGGAAGTGTTGCCATAAAATTTCAATAAGTAAACTTTTTGCGAATTCACGGATTCAAAAAATAACAATCCGTGAATTCGTTTCATTTTAGGGCCAATTTCACAATATTTTTAAATAAAAACGTAATATCTTCGTAAAATAAAAGCAGGAATTCCAAAACATATAGAGAATTAAAAGACACATAGCTGTTAAGTACAGCTTTGAGGAGCGAGAGGAAATACCTTTAAAGGAGCGTATGCAAGTGAAGAAACTAGGAACTTTGATCCTGAGTGGTGTCGTGGTGTCCGGCCTGCTGCTGGCAAACCCCATGCAGATTCAGGCGGCCGGCGTGGTCAAACGAGGTGATCAAGGCGAGACAGTGACTCAGCTGCAGGATGCTTTGGCGGATGAAGGTCATTTTACCTTTGGTAAAAGCACCGGTTACTTTGGTACGATTACGGAGGATGCCGTGATCGACTACCAGAAGAGTAACGGTTTGCAGGTGGATGGCAAGGCCGGTCCTGAGACCCTGGGAAGCCTGGGCCTTACGGATGGCGGTTCCGGTTCGTCCGGCACGGGCAGCACGGCATCGTCCAATGATGTCCTGAAGCTGGGCAGCCGGGGCGACATGGTCAGCACCCTGCAACAGAAGCTGAAGAATGAGGGTTACTACACCTATAGCGAGATTACGGGTTACTACGGCCCCATCACCCAGCAGGCGGTCACCGCCTATCAGAAGGCCAAGGGCCTGCCTCAGACGGGCGTTGCTGCCAGCATGACCTTGGGCGCGCTGGGTATGACCGGCGGAAACGCCGAGGTGAGCCAGGAGGATACCTCCTCCAGTTCCGGCAGCCTTCGGGTGGGCGACCGCAACGACGAAGTCGTGAAGGTGCAGACCATTCTGCGGGATAAGGGCTATTTCAGAACCAACGTGACCGGCTATTTCGGCTCGATCACCGAGGCGGCTGTGATCGCATTCCAGAAGGATTACGGCATTGATCCCATCGGTGTGGTGGGTCCCCAGACCCGTGCCGCGCTGTATGGCAGCTCTTCCGGATCTTCCTCCAATGCGAATTTTTCCAATTCGGCGGCGGAGCAGGGTGACTCTAGCAGTGATTCCAATCCTGCGCCCTCTGCTTCGGCTTCCAACATCGTGGCCTATGCCAAGCAGTTTATGGGCACTCCCTATGTGTATGGCGGCAATGGCCCCAACGCTTTTGACTGCAGCGGTTTTGTGAAGTATGTGTTTGCGAATGCCGGCATTGGCCTGTCCCGTACGGCGACGGCCCAGTCCGGTGATGGTGTGGCGGTTTCCCGCAGCAACCTGCAGACCGGGGATTTGATCTTCTTTGATACCATCTCCGGAAACAGCAAGCCTATCGATCATGTGGGCATCTACATTGGCGACGGCCAGTTTATCCATTGCAGCACCAGCAAGGGTGTGACGATCAGCGATCTGTCCAGCGGTTACTACAGCCGCAACTATACCTGCGCTACCCGCATTCAATAATGCGAAATTGAAAAGTCCGCTTCGGCGGACTTTTTTATTTGGCTTTTTGGGGACGGATGGTACAATGAAGGAAGAAAGGGGGCAAGGGCATGGACGAGCGGCTGGATGATCTTCAGGTGAAGGGCTATAGGATCTATCAGGATCCCGAAGGTTTTTGCTTTGGCACCGATGCCGTGCTGCTGGCCCATTTTGCCCGGATTCGGCCGGGGGAGCGGGTTGTGGACCTGGGAACCGGATCGGGCATTGTTCCCCTTCTGATGGCGGCTCACAGCCGCGGAGAGGCTTTCGTGGGCCTGGAGCTGGAGCACGGCGCCGTGGACCGGGCCCGGCGCAGCGTGAAACTCAACGGCCTTTCCGGCCGCATCGAGATTGTGGAGGGAGACCTGAAGGAGGCTGCAGCGCTGCTGGGCCGGGGAACCTTCGACGTGGTGGTGACCAATCCGCCGTACCGGCCGCTGGACGGCGGCGAGCTTCCCGCCCATCCCGCCCGGCGCATGGCCCGCTATGAAACCCACTGCACTCTTAAGGACGTGCTGACGGCGGCGTCAGGGCTCCTCAAGTACCGGGGACGCTTCTATATGGTGCATCGCTGCAGCCGGCTTGCGGAGATCCTTCAGGAGATGCGGGCGGCAGGGCTGGAACCCAAGGCGGGACGCATGGTGCAAAAGGATGCGGAGGCGGCCGGGGAGCTGGTGCTGCTCGAGGGAATCAAGGGGGCCGCGTCCGGAATGGAATGGCTGCCGGTGCTGTTCACCCGATCGGGGGATGGTCCCAGCGAGGCACTGAAAAGAATCTACAGGGGGGAAGATGGATGACGGGAACGCTGTATCTATGCGCGACACCCATAGGGAATCTGGAGGACATGACCCTTCGGGCCCTGCGCATCATGAAGGAGGCGGACGGCATTGCCTGTGAGGACACCCGCCATACGCTGAAGCTCCTCAACCATTATGACATTCAAAAGCCCCTGATCAGCTACCATCAGCACGATCTGGAGCGGGGCGAGGCCCGCATCCTGGCGTGGCTGGAGGAGGGCAAAACGGTGGTCATGGTGAGCGATGCGGGGCTGCCCTGCATCTCCGATCCTGGTGCAAGGCTGGTACCGCTGGCTCGGGAGAAGGGACACCGGGTGAGCATACTGCCCGGCGCAAGCGCATCGCTGAGTGCCCTCATGCTCTCGGGACAGGATACCACCCGTTTTGCTTTTGAGGGTTTTCTGCCACGCAGCAAGCGGAAGGAGCGGCTCCGGGAGCTGGTGCGGGATCCCAGAACCCTGATCTTCTATGAGGCCCCCCATCGTCTTAAGGCGGTGCTGTCGGACATGGCAGAGGTCTTCGGCGGGGAACGCTCCGTCAGTCTGGTGCGGGAGATCACCAAGATCCATGAGGAAACCTTTGTCACCAGTCTGGGTGAAGCGGCGGAGCATTTTAAGAGCCAGGAACCAAGGGGCGAATACGTACTGGTGGTGGCCGGGGCGGTTCAGACTGAGCCGGAGGGCCCCTGGCAGGAGCTGCTTCGCCAATATCTCAAGGATATGCCCGCCATGGATGCGGTCAAGGCGGTGGCGCGGGAGCGGGGCATAAAAAAATCGGAGGTCTACCAGGAATCACTCCGCCTCCGCGGCAGGACCTGAAAAAGTGCAAAAAAAAAGCTGGCGTCTTTCGTCAGCTTTTATGATGTGAGATCATTTTTCCTCGTCAAGGCTCCGGGCCAGTTCGGCCAGACAGCTTTTGCATATATTTTTGCCTTTATATTGATGCACGTCACGGGCGTTATCGCAGAAGATGCAGGCAGGCTCGTACTTCTTGAGGATGATCTGATTGCCATCCACATAGATTTCCATAGCGTCCTTGATCTCAATGTTCAACGTCCGTCTAAGCTCGATCGGAATAACCACACGTCCCAACTCGTCCACTTTTCTCACAATACCCGTCGATTTCATAAAGTTCGCCTCCTAAGTCAAAATTCGACATTATTGATGAGGTTATCATACCAAGCATTATGGAAAAAGTCAATGAATATTTTTCTATAAAATGGAATTCATACAGTAAAACAGGAAAAATACAAGACTATCTGTAAGGTTCTGAAAATCCCTCCAGCATACATAGTTTTAGGTGGAGGAGATTGTCTATGATGAATGCACTTTGGGGCAGCATGATTTTGGCCAGCATCGTGTTCGCCCTTTTGAGCGGAAGACTGGATCTGGTGACCGATGGTGCGCTGGACGGGGCGTCGGCCAGCGTGGAGGTGGCGGTGACGCTCCTTGGCGTGTACGCCCTTTGGCTGGGGGTTCTAAAAATTGCGGAGCGGGCCGGACTGGTGGAGGCTATTGCAAAGAAGATGCGGCCGCTGATGGCGCGGCTCTTTTCCGGCGTACCTAAAAATCATCCCGCCATGGGACACATCTCCATGAACCTTCTGGCCAACGTGCTGGGCATGGGCGGCGCGGCCACGCCCTATGGGCTCAAGGCCATGGAGGAGCTGCAGCGGCTCAATCCCCATAAAGATACGGCCACCCATGACATGTGCATGCTGCTCATCGTGAACGCCTCCTCCATTCAGCTCATCCCCATGACCATCATCGGAATCCGAAGAGCCGCTGGAAGCGCGGCGCCGGCGGAGATCATCGGCAGCACCCTTCTGGTCACCCTGGTCAATACGGTGCTTGCCATCATTCTTGGCAAGATCATGGCGGGGAGGAGAGGCCGATGAAGCTGGTAACTTACATATCCGGCGGCTTCGTGGCCTTCTTCATTGCCTTTGTGGTCATCTACGGCATGGTGAAGCGGGTTCCCATCTTCGACACCTTCATTGAGGGCGCCAAGGAAGGGCTGTCCACCGTGATCACCATTCTGCCCTATCTTGTAGCCATGCTGGTGGCGGTCGAGATGCTGAAAAGCTCCGGTGCGCTGGATGCGCTGGTGAGCCTTTTGGCTCCGCTGCTTTCCTTCGTGGGGATCCCCATGGATCTGGGGCCCCTTCTGCTCATGCGGCCCTTCTCCGGAAGCGGCGCCACGGCCATTTTTACCCAGCTTGTAGAGGCGGTGGGCCCCGACTCCTACACTGGACGGCTGGCGTCCACGGTAATGGGCTCCTCCGAGACCATTCTTTACGCGGTGGGTCTCTACTTTGGTTACGTGGGTGTGAAGAAAACCCGCTACACCGTGCCCGTATCCATGCTCAGTGAATTCGTGGGGATCGTGTTTGCTGCATTTCTCTGCAAGACCATGTTTGGGCTATAAAAGCCTTGTTCTTGGTGCAAAGTTGTCGTATAATGGGACCTACGGCCAAGAAAATTGGGAGGCAGATAAGAGATGAGAGTGGACGTTTTTTCAACCCATGCCAATTTGGTGGAGCGATGCGTTCGTGACCGTACGGCCATTGTGATTGATGTGCTTCGGGCCACCAGCTGTATGGTGACGGCCCTCAGCAACGGCGCCAGGGAAGTGATTCCGGTGGAGGATGTGGAGGAGGCCCTCAAGATGGGAGGCCGGCTCGGCCGGGAGAATGTGCTGCTGGGCGGGGAGCGAAACGCTCTTTTGATCCCGGGTTTTGATCTTGGGAATTCACCCCTGGAATACAGCGGGGAGAAGGTTCGGGGCAAGGTTATCGTGGCGACCACCACCAACGGCACCCGGGCCATTCGCCGGGCGAGAACCAGCGGAGCCAGAAGGATTCTGGTGGGAGCCTATCTGAACGCTCGTGCGGTGGCAGACAGGGTCCGGGATGAGGACGAGATCGCCATCGTGTGTTCCGGTACGGCGGAACGATTCTCACTGGACGATGTGATGGCCGCAGGCTCCATCATTGCGGAGCTTCGGGAGCTGGGCGTAAAGCTGGAACTGGACGATCTTGGCTATAACGCGCTGTTCCTTTACGATCAGTACAAGCGCCATCCCGAGGATCTGCTGCTGCATTGCGGCCACTATCGGCGGCTGGTGGAACTGGGTTTCGACGACCTTACCTACTGCTTCACCCAGAACAAGCTGGACGTGGTTCCCAGTTACGATGAGGACGGCGCCATTCGTGCGCATTGACAAAGAGGGTATAGCCTCGATATAATAGGATAAACTAGCAGCATATCTTAAAAAGGTGATGACGGGAAGAGTACTTTTGCCAAGGCGCCTTGAGCGAGCCGGGAGGGTGCAAGCCGGCGGCGGCCAGCAGGAGGAACATGGTCCCTGAACCGCGGGGCCGAAGCTTTTAGGCCCTGCCGGGAACGCCCGTGACAGCGTGCGGCGATGATGGTCGCCCATAAGCCCGAATGCGGGAAAGCAGGGTGGTACCGCGAGTTGAACCTCGCCCCTACAGGGGGGTGGGGTTTTGTTTTTTTACGAAGATAAGGAGGACAGGCATGGAAAAGAACACTTTTTATGTAACGACCCCCATCTATTATCCGTCGAACAAGCTGCATATCGGCAACGCCTACTGCACCACGGCGGCGGATGCCATTGCCCGTTTCAAGCGGCTGACCGGTTATGACGTGATGTTTTTGACCGGCACCGATGAGCACGGCCAGAAGATCGAACGAATTGCCCGGGAGAAGGGCATGGAGCCCATCGACTATGTGGACGGCATCGTGGCTTCCATCAAGGATCTTTGGAAGCTGATGGATATCTCCTACGACGATTTCATTCGCACGACGGAGCCCCGGCATATGCAGGCGGTTCAGAAGATCTTCAAGCGCCTGTATGATCAGGGCGATATCTACAAGAGCGAGTACGAGGGCTGGTACTGCAGCCCCTGCGAATCCTTCTGGCTGGAGCGGCAGCTGGTGGACGGCAAATGCCCCGACTGCGGGCGGCCGGTGGAACGGGTGAAGGAGGAGTCCTATTTTCTCCGCCTGTCCAAGTATCAGGACCGCCTGATCGAATACATCAACACCCATCCCGATTTCATTCAGCCGGTTTCCCGCAGGAACGAGATGCTGAACAATTTCCTGCTGCCCGGTCTGGAGGATCTGGCCGTGTCCCGCACCTCCTTCTCCTGGGGCATCCCGGTGGAGTTCGACCCGGGACACGTGGTGTACGTGTGGCTGGACGCCTTGACGAACTACATCACGGCCCTTGGCTATTTGGGCGAAGACGACAGCAAATTCAAAAAATACTGGCCGGCGGACGTACATTTGGTGGGCAAGGAGATCGTTCGCTTTCACACCATCATCTGGCCTATCGTGCTCATGGCCTTGGGTCTGCCCCTCCCCAAGCAGGTGTACGGCCACGGCTGGCTGATCCTGGACGGCGGGGAGAAAATGTCCAAATCCAAGGGCAACGTTATCGACCCGGTGGTGCTGGTGGAACGGTACGGCCTGGATGCTATCCGCTATTTCCTGCTCCGGGAGATGCCTCTTGGCAGCGATGGCGTTTTCACCAACGAGATTCTCATCAAGCGCATCAACACGGATTTGGCCAATGACCTTGGCAACCTGGTCAGCCGCACGGTGGCCATGATGGAGAAGTACTTTGATGGCAGCATCCCCTCCGTGGGTCCGGTCACCGAGTTGGACAAGGATCTGCAGCACCTTTGCATGGGCACGCCCCAGAAGGTGGAGGAGCTTATGGACCAGTGGCAGCTCTCCGCCGCTTTGGGGGAGATCTGGAAGCTGGTGGCCCGGTGCAACAAGTACATCGATGAGACGGCGCCCTGGGCCCTGGCCAAGGACGAACAGCAAAGGGAGCGGCTGGCGACGGTGATGGTGCACCTGGTGGAATCCATCCGCACCATCGGCATTCTGATCAGCCCGTTTATGACCAAGACCCCGGCCAAGATCTTTCAGCAGATCGGCATCGAGGAAGGCCACATGACCGCTTGGGATACGGTGCGCCAGTTCGGCGTGATTCCAGCGGGCACCAAGGTGAAGAAGGGCGAGGCCCTGTTCCCGCGGCTGGATATGGCGAAGGAACTGGAGGCCCTCGATGGGATCACTCCGGGACAGGCCCACATCAAGGGTGCGTCCCAAAAGAAGAAGGAAGCGGCCAGGAAGCAGGAAGCCCAAAGGCCGGAGGAGCCGAAAAAGGACGGGAAGATCACCATCGACGACTTTGCCAAGGTGGAGATGAAGGTGGCGAATGTCCTCGCCTGCGAGGCGGTGGAAGGCTCGGAGAAGCTTTTGAAGTTCACCCTCAAAGTGGGGGAGGAGCAGCGCACCGTGGTCTCCGGCATCAAGAAGTGGTACCCTGAACCGGAGAAACTGGTGGGCAGACAGCTCATTCTGGTGGCCAATCTGAAGCCCGCGAAGCTGAAGGGTATTCTGTCCGAAGGCATGCTCCTTTCGGCGGAGGACGCTTCGGGCAATGTGCGCCTTCTCACAGTGGAATCGCCGGTGGAAGACGGCGCAGGAGTGTCTTAGAATGCTCTTTGATACCCACGCCCACATCTTTGACGAGCGTTTTGACGGGGACCGGGACGGGCTGATTGAAAGCTTTCGGGAAAAGGGCCTGGGACGGGTCATGGTTCCGGGAGCGGATATGCCTTCCAGCCTTGCCATGCCGGCCTTCGTGGAGCGCCATGAGATGCTCGTGGGCTCGGTGGGGGTGACGCCCCATGACGCCAAGGACATGGCGGACGGCGATGTGGAGCGGCTGAGGGAGCTGGCGGCCCATCCGAAGATTGTGGCGCTGGGGGAAATGGGTCTGGACTATCACTACGACTTCACACCCCGGGACGTCCAGAAGAAGCGTTTTTTGGAGCAGATGGACCTGGCGCAGGAGCTGCGGCTGCCGGTGATCCTGCACAACCGGGAGAGCACCGGCGATATGCTGGCCATTCTGAAAAGCTATGCCGGGCGGGTGAGGGGCGTGATGCACTGCTTTTCCGGCAGCTATGAGACGGCCAGGGATGTGCTGGACCTCGGGTACTACATCTCCTTTGCCGGGCCGCTCACCTTCAAGAACGCAAGAAAGGTGCGGGAGGTGGCAGCGAAGCTGCCCCGCGACCGGGTCACGGTGGAGACGGACAGCCCCTACCTGGCGCCGGAGCCAAAGCGTGGCGGACGGAATGAGCCCGCTTACGTGCGCCATGTGTGCGCGAAGCTGGCGGAGATCTGGGGCCTCCCCTATGAGGAAACGGAGCGCCTGACCTATGAGAACGGGCTGCGGCTGTTCAACCTTTCAGAATAAAAAAGAAGGGCGTTTTGCCCTTCTTTTTATGTTGTATAGAGCTTTTCATTTGTGTGACGGGCCTGTGACGGTTCTGTGAAGGCTGTCCGAGGCCTGCTGCAGCGGGAAAAAATAGGGGCCTGTCCCGGAAAATCCGGGACAGGCCTACTTTTTCGTTCCGGCACATATAGATAGATATATAGGGATCAATGGGAGAACTTCAGAAGATCCCGGGTGATGACCATGCGCTCATTGTCTCCCTCGCCGGATTTGGTTTCGAGAGTGGTGCACACCAGCCGGTGGTTGTCCCCTTCCGTGGCGAAGGCAATGATCCAGTTGATCAGCTTTTCCCGCTGCATACCCAGCTGGGCCGTACCGGTCTTGGCGGCCACGCCCATGCCTTCCACATCCACCGACCGGCCGGTACCCTCGGTGACCACGGCCCGGAGGATGGGAACCAGGAGGCTCAGGTTTTCTGCACTGACCACGCCGCTTTTCCAGACGGAAGGCTCGAAGGTCTCCGTCATGGTGTAGTCGGCGATGCCCTCGCCGGCCTGGCCGTAGGACTGGACCACCCTGGGCCGGGGGATGTTGCCGTCGTTGCCGAGGGCCGCAAAGGTGGAGGCCATCTGAATGGGTGTGATCAGCATCTCGCCCTGGCCGTATCCGGCGTCAGCTAGGATGCGGGCGGAGGGGAAGCCGGCCTCGGGATCGGAGTGAAGCTGGCTTGTAGCGGTGCCAAGATCAAACTCGATGGCCTCGCCCAGCCCCAGCCGTGAAGCGTAACTGTTGAAGGCGTCCTCGCCGCACATCAGCGCCGCGTAAGCGAAGTAGATGTTGTCCGAATGGATGAGGGCGTTTCGGAGATTCACGTCGCCGCTGTAGGCCTTGTAGCGGTAGATGGGGGGCGGCCCCCATTCCACGCCGTTGAATACCGGAGTCCACTGGTTATTGACGATCTTCTGGGGGAACACAAAGGTGGGTGTGATCTTGCCCATTTCAAGAGCCAGGGAAGCGGTGAAAGGCTTGATGGTGGAACCGGGCGCATAAAGACCGCTGGTGCAGCGGTTGTACAGCGGCCGGCCGCCATTGGGGTCGTTGAGCTCATCCCAGGTCTCCTGATCCATGCTGCGGAAC is a genomic window containing:
- a CDS encoding C40 family peptidase, whose product is MKKLGTLILSGVVVSGLLLANPMQIQAAGVVKRGDQGETVTQLQDALADEGHFTFGKSTGYFGTITEDAVIDYQKSNGLQVDGKAGPETLGSLGLTDGGSGSSGTGSTASSNDVLKLGSRGDMVSTLQQKLKNEGYYTYSEITGYYGPITQQAVTAYQKAKGLPQTGVAASMTLGALGMTGGNAEVSQEDTSSSSGSLRVGDRNDEVVKVQTILRDKGYFRTNVTGYFGSITEAAVIAFQKDYGIDPIGVVGPQTRAALYGSSSGSSSNANFSNSAAEQGDSSSDSNPAPSASASNIVAYAKQFMGTPYVYGGNGPNAFDCSGFVKYVFANAGIGLSRTATAQSGDGVAVSRSNLQTGDLIFFDTISGNSKPIDHVGIYIGDGQFIHCSTSKGVTISDLSSGYYSRNYTCATRIQ
- a CDS encoding tRNA1(Val) (adenine(37)-N6)-methyltransferase, with protein sequence MDERLDDLQVKGYRIYQDPEGFCFGTDAVLLAHFARIRPGERVVDLGTGSGIVPLLMAAHSRGEAFVGLELEHGAVDRARRSVKLNGLSGRIEIVEGDLKEAAALLGRGTFDVVVTNPPYRPLDGGELPAHPARRMARYETHCTLKDVLTAASGLLKYRGRFYMVHRCSRLAEILQEMRAAGLEPKAGRMVQKDAEAAGELVLLEGIKGAASGMEWLPVLFTRSGDGPSEALKRIYRGEDG
- the rsmI gene encoding 16S rRNA (cytidine(1402)-2'-O)-methyltransferase; amino-acid sequence: MTGTLYLCATPIGNLEDMTLRALRIMKEADGIACEDTRHTLKLLNHYDIQKPLISYHQHDLERGEARILAWLEEGKTVVMVSDAGLPCISDPGARLVPLAREKGHRVSILPGASASLSALMLSGQDTTRFAFEGFLPRSKRKERLRELVRDPRTLIFYEAPHRLKAVLSDMAEVFGGERSVSLVREITKIHEETFVTSLGEAAEHFKSQEPRGEYVLVVAGAVQTEPEGPWQELLRQYLKDMPAMDAVKAVARERGIKKSEVYQESLRLRGRT
- a CDS encoding AbrB/MazE/SpoVT family DNA-binding domain-containing protein, which produces MKSTGIVRKVDELGRVVIPIELRRTLNIEIKDAMEIYVDGNQIILKKYEPACIFCDNARDVHQYKGKNICKSCLAELARSLDEEK
- a CDS encoding nucleoside recognition domain-containing protein yields the protein MMNALWGSMILASIVFALLSGRLDLVTDGALDGASASVEVAVTLLGVYALWLGVLKIAERAGLVEAIAKKMRPLMARLFSGVPKNHPAMGHISMNLLANVLGMGGAATPYGLKAMEELQRLNPHKDTATHDMCMLLIVNASSIQLIPMTIIGIRRAAGSAAPAEIIGSTLLVTLVNTVLAIILGKIMAGRRGR
- a CDS encoding spore maturation protein, which codes for MKLVTYISGGFVAFFIAFVVIYGMVKRVPIFDTFIEGAKEGLSTVITILPYLVAMLVAVEMLKSSGALDALVSLLAPLLSFVGIPMDLGPLLLMRPFSGSGATAIFTQLVEAVGPDSYTGRLASTVMGSSETILYAVGLYFGYVGVKKTRYTVPVSMLSEFVGIVFAAFLCKTMFGL
- a CDS encoding 2-phosphosulfolactate phosphatase — encoded protein: MRVDVFSTHANLVERCVRDRTAIVIDVLRATSCMVTALSNGAREVIPVEDVEEALKMGGRLGRENVLLGGERNALLIPGFDLGNSPLEYSGEKVRGKVIVATTTNGTRAIRRARTSGARRILVGAYLNARAVADRVRDEDEIAIVCSGTAERFSLDDVMAAGSIIAELRELGVKLELDDLGYNALFLYDQYKRHPEDLLLHCGHYRRLVELGFDDLTYCFTQNKLDVVPSYDEDGAIRAH
- the metG gene encoding methionine--tRNA ligase translates to MRRTGMEKNTFYVTTPIYYPSNKLHIGNAYCTTAADAIARFKRLTGYDVMFLTGTDEHGQKIERIAREKGMEPIDYVDGIVASIKDLWKLMDISYDDFIRTTEPRHMQAVQKIFKRLYDQGDIYKSEYEGWYCSPCESFWLERQLVDGKCPDCGRPVERVKEESYFLRLSKYQDRLIEYINTHPDFIQPVSRRNEMLNNFLLPGLEDLAVSRTSFSWGIPVEFDPGHVVYVWLDALTNYITALGYLGEDDSKFKKYWPADVHLVGKEIVRFHTIIWPIVLMALGLPLPKQVYGHGWLILDGGEKMSKSKGNVIDPVVLVERYGLDAIRYFLLREMPLGSDGVFTNEILIKRINTDLANDLGNLVSRTVAMMEKYFDGSIPSVGPVTELDKDLQHLCMGTPQKVEELMDQWQLSAALGEIWKLVARCNKYIDETAPWALAKDEQQRERLATVMVHLVESIRTIGILISPFMTKTPAKIFQQIGIEEGHMTAWDTVRQFGVIPAGTKVKKGEALFPRLDMAKELEALDGITPGQAHIKGASQKKKEAARKQEAQRPEEPKKDGKITIDDFAKVEMKVANVLACEAVEGSEKLLKFTLKVGEEQRTVVSGIKKWYPEPEKLVGRQLILVANLKPAKLKGILSEGMLLSAEDASGNVRLLTVESPVEDGAGVS
- a CDS encoding TatD family hydrolase — encoded protein: MLFDTHAHIFDERFDGDRDGLIESFREKGLGRVMVPGADMPSSLAMPAFVERHEMLVGSVGVTPHDAKDMADGDVERLRELAAHPKIVALGEMGLDYHYDFTPRDVQKKRFLEQMDLAQELRLPVILHNRESTGDMLAILKSYAGRVRGVMHCFSGSYETARDVLDLGYYISFAGPLTFKNARKVREVAAKLPRDRVTVETDSPYLAPEPKRGGRNEPAYVRHVCAKLAEIWGLPYEETERLTYENGLRLFNLSE